Proteins from a genomic interval of Arachis hypogaea cultivar Tifrunner chromosome 10, arahy.Tifrunner.gnm2.J5K5, whole genome shotgun sequence:
- the LOC112717076 gene encoding B3 domain-containing transcription factor VRN1 translates to MASSSFQKNKHPLFTVIRFFKIILRKSLDDGYLKIPTKFSRKHGNNMPNPVYLKPPDGTQWKIHWTNNGDEILFQKGWKEFATFYTLDNGHLLWFKYNGTSNIKVNIFDMSGLEIEYTSNGRIGDDNLVETLEEPPPRRGRGRPKKKVIAEPKQSCPSTSKKMKRAIKTKDMDKSPNTQNLKQHVKIKIEEDSQSEETADIKQPIVQCARPDIDVIREARKFKSKNPSFVIKIRQKHQAGSPASLPVCFFRMYFENTKQSATLHVGKKQWHATLIYYPYKKSAIISNWRLFVKENNIKAGDVCIFELINRQDPELKVHIRRSHD, encoded by the exons ATGGCTTCCTCTAGCTTCCAAAAAAACAAGCATCCTCTTTTCACTGTGATCCGTTTCTTCAAGATTATTCTCAGAAAAAGCCTTGATGATGGATATCTT AAAATACCAACCAAGTTCAGTAGGAAACATGGTAATAATATGCCAAATCCAGTGTATCTGAAGCCTCCAGATGGCACTCAATGGAAAATACATTGGACTAATAATGGTGATGAGATTCTGTTTCAAAAGGGTTGGAAAGAGTTTGCTACATTTTACACTTTGGATAATGGTCATTTGTTGTGGTTCAAGTACAATGGAACTTCTAACATCAAAGTAAACATATTCGACATGAGTGGCCTCGAAATTGAGTATACTTCCAATGGCCGAATCGGTGATGATAACTTGGTTGAGACTTTGGAGGAACCGCCGCCACGAAGGGGCCGAGGCCGGCCAAAGAAGAAAGTGATAGCAGAACCAAAGCAATCATGTCCTTCTAcaagtaaaaaaatgaaaagagccATCAAAACTAAAGACATGGATAAAAGCCCCAATACACAAAACTTGAAGCAGCATGTCAAGATCAAGATTGAAGAAGATAGTCAATCTGAAGAGACAGCAGATATTAAGCAGCCAATAGTTCAATGTGCCAGACCAGATATAGATG TTATTAGAGAAGCAAGGAAGTTCAAGTCGAAAAATCCTTCTTTCGTGATAAAGATTAGGCAAAAGCACCAAGCAGGATCACCAGCA AGTCTTCCAGTTTGCTTCTTCAGAATGTACTTCGAGAACACGAAGCAGTCTGCAACTCTACATGTTGGAAAGAAGCAGTGGCATGCAACATTGATCTATTATCCATATAAGAAGAGTGCCATTATCTCTAATTGGCGCTTGTTCGttaaagaaaataacataaaagccGGAGATGTTTGCATCTTTGAGCTCATTAACAGACAAGATCCAGAGCTTAAGGTTCATATTCGTCGAAGCCATGATTAG